TTGGCCCTCTCCAGCAGCGCCTCGTTGTCCCCCTTCGTCATGTTGACCCCGGAGCTCGCGATCACCACCTTCCCGACCCTCTCGGGCCTCATCCGCGCCACGTGGTACGCCACGAACCCGCCATAGCTGGTCCCCACGACGTGGAACCTCTCCAGGTTCAGCTCATCGGCGAGCCTCGCGACGGAGGCCGCCTGGAAGATCTCGGTCCGCTCGGCGGACCTGGTGGCGGAGCCTCCGAAAAAGACCAGGTCCGGGACGTAGACGTCGAAGTGAGGGGCGAGGCACTGGACCTGCTTCCTCCATTGCCAGACGCCCGGGGGGCCGAACCCATGGATCAGCACCACCGGGGGTTTCCGGGCGGCACCTTCAACCTTCGGGCCCCAGAACTGAATGGTGGTCTCGTCGCCAAGCTTCAGTGTTTGCAGCGAGAGGCCGGCGTTGGCGAAGCAGCGGCGGAGATAGGTCTCGTACAAGGTGACGAAGCTGAGGAAGGGCGGCATGTTCAGCATCTTTGTTTCAAAGTGTTGATGGAGAGTGCCAGGAAAGGAGAGGAGAGGGTTGGTTTCTTAggtgaagaaagaagagagatgcTGACAGTTTTTACAGTTTGCTCTAGGGGAAACTCCATCTGAATTTGAGCTGGTGAGTGCGCGCTTTTTGGCTGGTAATGGCCAACAACGTAATATTCTCTTCTATGTTCCTATCTTTCTGGGTAGGTTAACCTACACTCACATGATCCGAGTCAATCGCAAACGACTCCACGCATCTTATGGATGCAACTTTGCATTCAGAGGAAGAAGACATTGCCTAAACCCATCCTTAAGGGCGCATTAACCTCGGAGACTCTATTATCTAACGGTCTTTAAGTGACTGTGAGACCTCAACAGTctgttttggacaaaaaaaaaaagaaagtaacaaTTAGTTAAAAATTATTGCGGGAATAAGAATCTATGGCTTACAACGTACTATATTCTTATGGCCATTTAAAGACCGTCATGCTAGTAAAATCCTATGCTAAGCTTTTAAAGAACAGAAGACATGAATTTGGCCTTGCATTATGATCCGTGgattttctgcaaaagattcGAGCTTGCGTGTATAGAATGAGCTTCTCTATCTCTCCCTCTGTCTGAAAACACTATGTGCAACTGCTTGAAGGAAAGGGAGGTTTTCTTGTCGTGTTGATTTGAATACAGGGGAGGGTGCGCAGGAAATGAACGGTGTCCGGAcggtttggtttggttggttTAATTTCTGTGATGTATTCGTTCTGATGGTGACCCACTGAGCTAACCCTCCcaccaaactctctctctctccctctctccctctctctctctctctaaccctaATTTGCCAAATTAAAGTATTTATACATTTCTTGTATTTCTTCAACAAGTGATTCTTTTGGGTGCATATGAATGATTCTAGTTGGCGGGTGCAAAAATGGAGGACAAAACTCTTCAACTACTACTTGATCATTAATTTAAAAGAATGCCGTTCTATTGGGTATAGAAGTCCTGGTTCCTTAAAGAATATCCATCGTTCCTCCGCAAGAAAAGAATCATGGTCATGATTAAATTGGgtctatgcaaaaaaaaaaaaaagaagccgaGAGAAATTACCCGTTGACTGATTTGGAAGACGGGTTTCGATTGCGTCCTAAACTTAATTGAAGTAGTTCGGAATGTTTGCAGGGTGAGACGCGATGTCCATGACATGCACTATTCAATCGGAtttcggaggaggaggaggaggaggcggttTTCAGTCTTGTGCTATTGTTGCGGATATTTAGGATGCTATAGTTGCATCTTGCCTAATTTTCCATGCAATTCATGTTGGAAAATACTGATCGGAAAGGGATGAAATGAAATCGGACTACGAGACGTAATaactctctttaaggatttatttgccccaTAGCATTACTAATGGTTCAATAAGTATAACAGATAGCAAATCAGATATTTCTCAAGGACCTCTCAGCAGAAACAATGGTTGtgtatctttttaaaaaaatgaaaaaaaaaatagaggttAAAATTCTAAGAATGAACATAGTCACCCAATATATAATAGTTGAAAGaagacaacttttcatgtcGCAAAAACCATCATTCGAACACACCTCTTCTTGTCTAAATAGTAGTTAATTCGGACACAATTATTCATTGtccgaaaaataatttattcggACACAACTCTTTATTGTCCGAAAACTGTCTCGTTTGCAAATTGCAACTCTTggacataaataattaattaaaattcaaaattgaatttaatagaaataaaaataaaataaaatgaatgttAATTAGTGCCGATAATTAACTGCGACCGAGCAAAGCGTGCTTAATAATTGCGGACCCACGCGAGGCATAGTGGGATGTAGCCCACTTACCCattactttatttaaaaaactATGGTAGGCTTCTAACTTGCACTCTTTCTTTCATCCTATGTTAGATTAAAAAAGGGGGCACTTTTGTTTGtcttacaaacaaacttcaacaattcattttggctaattggtgatttgAGCTTTGGTAATTCCCCCATTTCAGTTCAGCTTTTGTTCTATGTTGTGACGAGTTGCTTGTATGCTCCTTGAAGCGCGTTCTGGTGCAAGTTCTTTGATGACTTAGGGAGCAGAGCCTCAGCACATGttgcctaattttttttttcctgaaataaaCTTTCATTTCATATAAAAGAAAGGTACATGATATCAAGACTAAACCAATCACAAAGTGCTACAATCAAgtataaatccaaaaaataaattaacttaATTAGTATGGCCTGCATCTTTCTCCTTGCACAAAAAAGGATTCATCATAACATCATTGTTGCAATATTATCGCACGGAAACTaaccaggatcttgcaaattaagtcaatgcgaaaaatttaaaaaaacaatgaaGAACGATAAATGGCATCACAGATTACGTGAACCTGTTCGTCCCGAATACcgatacctacatccacggaaGAGTCAGGGCGAATGATCTATTATAATCGGATAATCGAAATTATAATCGCTCAACACATTCTTGTTTTTCGTATCTAGATTATACTCAAATTCaaagtatttacaaataaaTGCTCAATTGAATATATGAAACTCACGTACAAATCTCCTGCCTTCAGACTTCTTCGCGCGGTCGAAAGAACGTCACCGTTTGCTCGTCCTTTTCCACGAAGGTGACAGTGCGCAGCTCCGTCACTGTTTTCGTGCGGCTCGTCTCTCTGCGAAAAAAgacactcatttttttttttcccttctgtaCGGATATGGCAGGCATAAGAAAGCCAAAGAAGCAAAACCCTTTGCTTTTTACTTTCCTCTAATTACTGCTGGGCCCACAAGCTTTCTTTGTacgaccaagaaaaggagagtCACACTTTCTTCTCAAAGTTTGACCGTGCAtgtaaatatattataaaaataagtGAAACCATTTTGTCTTGTTTTGGCTAACAtccctttttttcttgtggACGTCCGCTGCAGTCGCTCAAGATGCGCATCCTCTGGTCAACCGATCAAATCTTGCATATATCCAAGATTAtctttaaatcaatttaatgaaCCGATTTATATCCATAAAcagttcaaactcgagacataatataACAATTCTCCACGTAAGCTCGATGTTTGAAATCAAGTCATAGTACTCATCATCCATTCTGCTCTCCATCGCCCTAATAGGTGATCATTCTCTacagacgccaatagtgctctAGCAGAGCTCGAGCTTAATCAAAGGAACATGCTTAGTTATCATGTCTGCTCAATTGTCTACTGAAgtaatctttttcacaacaaatcATAGTATAATTGGTAGGCGATCACCAACACTCGTATTATCATCGGTTATAAGCACTCGCCGAAATCTTCATCCGTAGTAATggttttgccaaaagaagattcGCACCCAAGCTTGGCTTCCTCAACACCATCACTGTACGGAGATAACAACACTAATATATTGAAAAAACACAAATAACACCTTGAAAATCTCGGATCTATATatagatcgggatagaaaaGCTCTCAAATTTagatctaaatctaaattgagAAAGAAGAGCTATAAAATAGTAACAGTTGATCAAAATGCTTTCATATAAACTCACTGTTGTACACATTGAAAGAGGAGCTTTAGAGATTTGCGAAGCTCTTGAAAGACGTCCACGAAATCAGTGAAGAAGTCTTGAAAGttcttaaaaaagaagaaatagagaGATAGACAAGGATATAGAGAGGAAAAGAGGAGGGGAGAAGGGAGAGGAAGGgagtctccctctccctcaaggAGGTTCTTCAATGGAGGGAGGGGTTTGGTGGCTGTGAGAAGGAAAACCCCTAGAGAGGGGTGCAGCATGTTGCCCAATAAAGTCATGAACATAGAGTCCTCGTCACTTTGAAGCCTGTTCATGATTTGGCATGGTACTTTGAGGATGCAGTCCGATGTCTTCGAGTCGGGTCGAATAGTCATCTCGTCTAGCACGAGCAACCGGAACTTTAGAAGATTGTAAATCTAACTGTTGCAGCAGCCACGCtgtgttttttattattattttttttttggcttgttcTCTTTGATTCCTTCTGCTACAAACAGAGCAGGGCACTTGGGCGATGAGATTCACACTTCGGAAGTTTGGCCCTCTCAAACTCAATGCTGCCCATCGGTTTTCGATGCAATGGATGAAGAGGTAGAAGCAACGGCACCAGGgctagtcggttttccttttgtCGGCTTGCGATC
This genomic interval from Rhodamnia argentea isolate NSW1041297 chromosome 4, ASM2092103v1, whole genome shotgun sequence contains the following:
- the LOC115746741 gene encoding pimeloyl-[acyl-carrier protein] methyl ester esterase-like; its protein translation is MLNMPPFLSFVTLYETYLRRCFANAGLSLQTLKLGDETTIQFWGPKVEGAARKPPVVLIHGFGPPGVWQWRKQVQCLAPHFDVYVPDLVFFGGSATRSAERTEIFQAASVARLADELNLERFHVVGTSYGGFVAYHVARMRPERVGKVVIASSGVNMTKGDNEALLERAKVENIEDLMLPETAANLRTLIDLAVHKHIAHMVPDFVLNDVINKLYSENRKEKIELLKGLTIGREDEPHISAIEQDVLLIWGDHDQLFPLQMATELKEIVGKKVKLEVMENTAHVPQVEDHLRFNSILKGFLM